GCACCCAGGCATCGATCACCCGTTGCTCCTCAGAAGACAGCGCGATTGGCTCGGCGATATTCATCGCTGGCCAAAATATCAAAGTTCAAATCAAATGTCAATACAATTATGAAACACTACACTAGCTAGCCGGTTCGTGACCACAATGGGTATCGCACTCAATTTCTGAGCAAATCGGTCTTTTTTAGCTTGCTCTCCCAACCGGTCCGTCGTTTCCTTCAATCCCGGTGTTCACACGGGTCTTTTTCAAAGTCAGGCACGTTCAGGGACGAACCGAGATGGGGTGCCATTCATGAAGAATCGTTTCAAGGAAATTGACTGCTTTATCCTGGCCGGAGGCGAAAGCAATCCACGCGAAGATTTCCAGCCGTACGGGGAGCTCACCCGCCTCGAACAAGGGTATCGCAACTACGCCAGGTTGTTCGAGAAAGTCACGCTGGTGCTAAAGAAAGACCAGGCGCGCGAATGGTATTTGAATTACCCGCATGTGTGCGATGAATCCCCCGAGTTGGGCCCGGTGCATGGGGTCGAGGCTGCGCTCAACAGCGCCGAATCGGATGTGGTGTTCATTGGTTCCGCCGATATCTACGACTTCCCGGCCGAACTGGTGGCTGAGTTGATCCGCAACTATGACGGCGAACTATTTCTGGGGTATCGTCTCCGAGCTACCAAAGCCAGCAGCGTGCAGCCATTGTTCGGGCTGTACAACAAGAAGCTGGCCGCACGACTCCGCCAGCCGCAGACCGACCATCCGGTCAATCTTGCCGCACTGTTGAAAGCCGAGGGACGCCTGCTGCCATTACCTGCCTCAATTCCCGCCGAACAGATCGGGCTGCACTGAACGGACATTCTTGTCGCCGTTTTCGGAGATTCCCGTAGAAACGGCCGACAGCGCGATTGCTTTTTCATCACAGCAGCATATATTGTCGCATCGGGGAAACAGTGCACCGATGGGACGACTCAACGATTTTTTCGATTTTTCACCCGGACAGATCAAGTTCCTGGCTGTTCTGACAGCTACGGCCGCAGTCATGACCGTGTACCTCTTTGTTCGCCATTACGCCTATCGCCCCGCGCAAGCGGAGCCGCTGCCGGTGTTTCTGGCGGATGAAGAAAAATTCACCGGGCTTTTCGTGCTTGACCCAAATAGTGCACCGGCCGATTCGCTCGAACTTCTCCCCGGAATCGGCAAGACCCTTGCCGACCGCATTGTCGAGCGCCGGCAAGTGAAACCGTTCCGCGCTGAGATCGACATCACCGAAGTCCCTGGGATAGGCCCCAAGCTATACGAGCGGATCAAGCCGTACCTGAAAGTGCGGCGTTAGCCATGACCCGGCGGATCGGAATCGATTTTGTTGAGAACGGGATGCGTGTCGCAACAGTCGACACGGATGACACCGGACAAACGACAGCGAAAATCGAGCTCTTCAATGCAGCGTACGAACAGAAACCGGATCTTGTCGAGCGCGATGCTGTCACGGTCGGCGTTCCGGATAACCTCTGCCAGGTGAAACCGCTTCGACTGAGTGCGCCCACAGAATCGGACCTGCGACTGAGGGTGGAATTCGAGCTGGCGCAGACACAACTGGAACCGCCGGAGACGTTTCTTTACGATTTCATCAGCACGGCAAGGGACGATCGCCTGCTTGGCATGGTGTACCGAAGAGCATCACTCGCCGAATGGCAAAACGCACGACCGCTGCCTAACCCTCTTTCCAGCGGGAGCATTCGATACCGCAGCCGGGCCACAGCGCTGGGTCTCGGTTACCTTCAGTACTGCCGCCCTTTCGCCGGCGATCTCATTTGCCTGGCCGATTTTGGCCGGTCGGTAACGCCGGTCTGTTTCGTATACGGCAGGCAGGTTGTCGATCTGGCCCGACAGGTGACCGTGCCAGGCAAACAGACGGATGAGATCGCACTGCGCCGTCAGGCCATGGATCTCAAGACGATCGTCAATTTTCGCCTGATGGGGCTTGCCGATGCCGGTATCACGGTGCCGCTTTCACAGCTTGTGGTGGTGGGTGTTTCAGATGCTTTGCACTCGTTACTCGCCGAGTACTTCCCGATCGGCGTATCGTGTCCCGAACTGCTTCCATCGGTAACCGTCAATGGAGAGGTACAAACAGAGGCTGCCGGACTGGTAGCGCTTGGGCTGACGGTCTATTGACTTGCCTCCAAGTGAGTTGCGATATATGTTGCGTCCGAACCGACACCGTTGAGCGTGTGTCACGGTTCGGTAACGCACTTGTATGACAAAGCGAGCAACCGTTCGCCGGGCGGTCTATCCTGGCTCCTTCGATCCGGTCACAAACGGCCATCTGTCGCTCGTTCAGCGGGCGGCGGCGCTGTTTGATGAGGTTGTGGTGGCGGTATCTTCCAAGCCCAGCAAGGCGCTGCTGTTTTCGTTCGAGGAACGACTGGCGCTCATGAAGGGAGCAGTGGCTAAACTGCCTGAGAATGGCCGGGTCAAGGTGATCGGGTTCGACGGCCTGCTGGCCAGTCTGGTCAAACGGATCCGGGCGACCGCCATCATTCGCGGCCTGAGAGCAGTCTCCGATTTTGAATACGAATTCCAGATGGCACTGATGAACCGCAAACTGGCGCGCGAGGCGGAGACGGTGTTTCTGATGCCGTCGCTGTCGTGGGTCTACCTGTCATCCTCAATCGTTAAAGAGGTGGCTCGAAACGGCGGGGACGTCACCGGTCTGGTCCCGCCGGCGGTAAAGAAAGCGCTCGATAAGAAGCTGACCTCCGGCCGATAAGCGGTCTGACGCCTGGTACCATTTCCACGCCAATACAGGAACGAGATATGAGCGATACACCTCAAGAGGATCGGCACCATCAGGACGTGCCGAGCGATGCGACTATTCAGATACCTCTGGCCGAGTTGATCCGGATCCGACGCCAGAAGATTGCGGACCTTCGCGGCAAGGGGATCGAGCCATATCCCTATCGCTACGAGCGGTCGCACAGCGTACAGGAACTGTTGGACGACTTTGACGCTTTGGCCGCGGCTGAGACAAAAGTGCGCCTGGCAGGCCGGATCATGCTGAAGAGGAAAATGGGGAAATCGATATTCGCCGACCTGCATGACCAGAGCGCCAAGATTCAAATATATGCCAAACTTGACGTGGTCGGGGTTAAGTCATTCGATCTGTTTGATTCGCTCGATATCGGCGACATTGTGGGATGTCGGGGGATGCTGTTCGTGACCCGGACGGGCGAGCGGACGGTGCGTATCGATTCGCTCGAACTTCTTTCCAAGGCGCTTCATCCCCTTCCGGACAAGCACGCCGGCCTGACCGACATGGAGACACGCTACCGTCGCCGCTATGCCGACCTGATTGTAAATCCCGAGGTGCGGGCTGAGTTTATTCTGCGGACCCGCATCATTCAAATTCTCAGGGAGTTTCTGAATTCAAAGGGGTTCCTTGAGGTCGAGACGCCGATCCTCCAACCGCTCTATGGCGGCGCGAGCGCGCGACCGTTCAAAACTCATCACAATACGCTGGATATCCCGATGTATATGCGGATCGCGGATGAGTTGTATTTGAAACGATTGATTGTCGGCGGCTACGAAAAGGTCTGGGAGCTCTGCAAGGATTTCCGCAACGAAGGAATG
This sequence is a window from Candidatus Zixiibacteriota bacterium. Protein-coding genes within it:
- the lysS gene encoding lysine--tRNA ligase, whose protein sequence is MSDTPQEDRHHQDVPSDATIQIPLAELIRIRRQKIADLRGKGIEPYPYRYERSHSVQELLDDFDALAAAETKVRLAGRIMLKRKMGKSIFADLHDQSAKIQIYAKLDVVGVKSFDLFDSLDIGDIVGCRGMLFVTRTGERTVRIDSLELLSKALHPLPDKHAGLTDMETRYRRRYADLIVNPEVRAEFILRTRIIQILREFLNSKGFLEVETPILQPLYGGASARPFKTHHNTLDIPMYMRIADELYLKRLIVGGYEKVWELCKDFRNEGMDRKHNPEFTMIELYWAYADYHDMAALYEEMLRHAVHALYGTYKVKFDQHEIDFEPKFRWITMIDSVREATGVDFTELTFEQALAEAKNLHIDTAELLNRGQVIEAVWEAKVEPNLIQPTFIADYPVEISPLAKKHRTKSGLVERFELFICGQEMGNAFSELNDPMDQLERFLQQGKAIAAGDEEAQPLDDDFITALSYGMPPTAGLGFGIDRLVMLLTNQQSIRDVIFFPQMKELKEGAVPVSTILSQLADEEKGK
- a CDS encoding helix-hairpin-helix domain-containing protein, yielding MGRLNDFFDFSPGQIKFLAVLTATAAVMTVYLFVRHYAYRPAQAEPLPVFLADEEKFTGLFVLDPNSAPADSLELLPGIGKTLADRIVERRQVKPFRAEIDITEVPGIGPKLYERIKPYLKVRR
- the coaD gene encoding pantetheine-phosphate adenylyltransferase yields the protein MTKRATVRRAVYPGSFDPVTNGHLSLVQRAAALFDEVVVAVSSKPSKALLFSFEERLALMKGAVAKLPENGRVKVIGFDGLLASLVKRIRATAIIRGLRAVSDFEYEFQMALMNRKLAREAETVFLMPSLSWVYLSSSIVKEVARNGGDVTGLVPPAVKKALDKKLTSGR
- a CDS encoding NTP transferase domain-containing protein → MKNRFKEIDCFILAGGESNPREDFQPYGELTRLEQGYRNYARLFEKVTLVLKKDQAREWYLNYPHVCDESPELGPVHGVEAALNSAESDVVFIGSADIYDFPAELVAELIRNYDGELFLGYRLRATKASSVQPLFGLYNKKLAARLRQPQTDHPVNLAALLKAEGRLLPLPASIPAEQIGLH